DNA from Drosophila busckii strain San Diego stock center, stock number 13000-0081.31 chromosome 2R, ASM1175060v1, whole genome shotgun sequence:
GTGTTTCGTGTTTATCGTTATTATTGTCTATAAATCTATGGcagttacagcaacaacacgttgacattatgaatttattactatttaaatattttatatttgttatggCTTCTGGCAGGCGACGATGGCACCCAATAAGCCACTGACAAATTTTCTGTGGCGTGCGTAACTATTTATGAGTTTTTGTCTGCCCGAACTTTTCTGCTCGTCGGGCAggtacagcagcagctccatatatagtatattatagTTAGCTGCAAGTTTGAGTAGGTCATGAATTATCGATGCTGTCAgcagtaaatatttgtaatatatatgCGCTACACATTTGTTGCACGAACTTCTTACCACTCTTTGCCGCACTCTgtgaataaacaaaaatatttacattcatCAAAATGTGTTTTAATTGTAAGAAATTCGTTAAAAGACAAAACCAGTTCCTTTGCTTGAACTTTAAGCTGTTAGTTGCCAACTTTCGGGCCCAATCAGCTACAAAGTTGGCCCTCTGGGCATAGCAAACCGGTACGCCAATTTGTGATTTGATAGTCATGCATCTGCTTATGGAAATCTACCGAGTAGCTGGGCAGTTAAAACTGTAGCGTACTTAGCGCTCAAAGTGACTTTTAATGTCTGATAATTGCGCAAAGCTTAAATGGGAGTAACACtaattgctatatatttaaaaattatttataattgttttgcaaAATGGAGTACAGTGGAATTGTTTGCGCGtctttagctaaatttattcattaaattctaataaataaacGTCTTATTAGTTATgagtttaaaacaaatgtaagaTCAGAAAAGTCTCCAAGAAGAAACTTTGATTTCCCATTTTcttttacaaaaattacttttaattacaatatttattaataaaaataataaaaaaaattaatagttccatatttataaattaaaacttttattttgaaattgtcaatttgtataatataaatatatataaaataactgCGGTACGAAACTGCTAATTAtatctaattttaaattaaaaaaatatttatactaaaataaaaataataaattataaataatattataagtaaataaagcaTGCTTACATTTGTTACATtattttctcttcttttttttaattttttttaatatatttagtaattattattattattatttactttaaagagttttgtttttttttaagaatcaaccattattaagttttatgcaacattgacattttacatatatatactatatactgtaattgttaacaaaaataaactaactatttaatacttaaacacaatattttgttttttgccaaTAATTAAAATCCCATGGAAATGagttaaaattacatttattttttataggctattgtcatttttttttaacttacattgtttgcattatttatggcaaacaaaacaattgcgCGCCTAATTGTATCAATTAtctaaaaagtaaataaaaaattaataatttgctgcatGGCTGCATTTGATAAACAAGCgaacaaaagaaacaaatactTAATGCTAATTTTTACAAATCGCAAATTACTCTAAGCAAACTATTTAATACCAAAAACCAATTAACACTCAACAGACGTTAACTTAAAAGGCAGAGGCAGCTAGTATAATAACCTGGGGTAAATCACAATAGAATAATTGCTTAAGGTCACTTGATAAAAATTCTATATCAAGTGGACTTTAGCCAGACAATGAGCTGACaacaagttaaaaaataaaaataaaacaaaatgaattaatgGGCAGCGATGAAGTTTAGCTGTGACACATTGAAGCGCGTCTGGCACAGAtgctgaaaataattaaaaaattcgcaacttaaataaactactgctatataaatatatgtatgggtatatatatgtaagtatgttaATGTGAGCAGTCGACTGAAGCCAAAAGCGAGCCATATAAAAGCTCGACGTAGAACGCTTAGAGTCAACAgtgtgaaaagcaaaaagctacagaacagctgctaaaaatttgtaaagcaaacaatatgaAATTCCTGATTGTTTTGATTGCCTGTGTGGCGTTCGTGGCTGCCCAGGTAAGTCCTAAACTTAACGCTTATCATGCGCTAACTAACAAACTAATGAGCAGGAGCTGACGGATGAGCAAAAGGCTAAGGCCAGGGCCAGTGCTGAGGCCTGCATGGCCCAGGAGGGCGTTTCGGCGGAGCAGGTAAAGGATCTGCGCGCGGGCAAGTTTGACAATGTCGACAACAAGGCCAAGTGCTTTGCCCACTGTTTCCTGGAGAAGAGTGAGGTGATCGCCGATGGCCAAATCAAGCCCGATATTGTTACCAAGAAACTGGCGCCCATTTTCGGCGCCGACGTCGTCAAGGAGGCCCAGGCCAAGTGCGATGCACTGAAGGGCGCTGATAAGTGCGATACAGCCTTCCAGATCTACCAGTGCTACTATAAGAACAAAGCCTATGTTCCAATGAACTAAGCTTTGGTATTGAATCCATCCGCaactattaattatgcaaagtaAATTGGCATGCTTCAAGTCATATTCAGACTCATGTAATCTGtattacatatgtaaataaaacaatttagttcaaattttaacaaaatttaagtcGGATTTTAAAATTCACCACTGAACATTTCTTAATAAAGAACAAAGgtttatacataaatgtgtTTTACAATgatctaattaaattataattagtaaaaaaccaatttttcttttgtattaacaacttaaacaaattttaaaagcatcatttttttttataaaattataaaactccAATTTATAcagatgtgtattttgctgttaaattagaTTGCTATTACCTATGTGGCAACTTTatctaattataatttactaaattaaactaaactatactataataatactaaaGCATCATGAGCTTTAAATCTTTgagttaataaaaatcaatcatatttaattgattatttgATTAGCTATTACTATTAGGTATACCcgcaattttattcaattgtcTACCAACCCCACCAAGTACTTAGTTCGGATAATTTTaagtgtatttttttatttatttaacaattaaaaactaatacaAAGCCAGTTACTTTTTGGAATTCGtaatttttgcacattttgactattttttataaaaaatgataaCAGGGAGAAGAAAGCTTGACTGACTCCATaaagtacatatatttttgatcagCAAAACGAACTGAGTTGATGTATTcatgttcgtctgtctgtttgagcaacaagaactcagactTTATAAGAGTTAAAGTTactaaatttggtatatagctgctgcaatattttccgcagattgctttgttttattttgttttattctcTTCCACTTACTCCTCAAATCGAAAGCAAAACGATTAACGCCTACAATATTAAACGAAAAACTCTgtaataaatcacaaaaaattatgcagaaCGATCgaataaataacttagaaattatttatatatataaatttatatacattttttctttttaaaaaaattttagtttcaactaatttaaaatccttttttgtaattagcatttaataaatagcttttttggttgaaataaatctatattattttttaagtaaaattattaacaataatttaaataatcaaaatactatttttataatttgtattttaaaagttgCATAAACTCCATTCTCTGTAAAGAAAAATTCTTATTAGTTACTTACAACATTTCTAGGTTTACActtttttaaagatttaaaatttgaaattggctcaagagtttaatttatttcttttgcacaGCTTTCATGTTTTGGGGCTAAACAACCCCAAATTAACAAGTCTCATATGCAAATTGACGAGCTTATTTTTAGGTCATTTAATAGTTGGGCATTAAACAGTATTTTAAATGTCAGTTTGTAGAATTTGCATAACTGTTTGGCAATCAATAGATGTTGCTGTCAGACCGTTGTCAGGCCTTTAAGTCCTTGCGGGCGCTTCTGCGTCCCAACGGTATTTGCACGTTTatgcattgcataaatattgatgAGCGGGGCGCTTTGAAAACTTTTCTGTGCTGCCCTtcgtttttctctttttgttgtgtgaccaacgcagcgtatgcgtaatgaaTGGGCAGCAAgctctaattttttttgcggcctgttgttgttgctgcaaaatcCAATTAACAAATCATTAAACATTCATTGAGCACGTGGCACAATTGCAATCGCCCACAGTGGGTCAGGTGAAAAGAATACGCCAAAAAATGGGGTTGATGCCAGCACATAAGGCTTTTGGGAATTTGTAGCCACATAGGCCAGAGACATTAGAGTGACTTGGCGTCTATAATTCATTTTGTCACTTGCTGCCAAACGTGGGCTGAGGGGGCGTGCCTGGACTGTCGTGTCAGTTCCATTTAGCATCcgtttcagttgcagttgtctGCACAAAAGCTTTGCCATAATCACTGATGCGTTTACTAATGTctattaaaaagcaaagcccccccaacccaacccaaccacccactacAAGCtaaccccacacacacacacacacacagctaatgCATTTAAGTAGACAGCTCGTGGTTTTTCCACGCTGGCGGCTTGTCAAAGAAACCAACATGCGTGGCAGTCGTGGTCGTCGCCTGCCAAAGGGACAAACACATTGATGTCTGACTAGCCTTTGTCTTTCAAAGACAgcacaatgccaatgccaatgggAAGCAAGCAAGCGTAGCAAGTTTTCTTATATCGCGCGACGTCTTGTCTGCCTCAGTGAGGCTGCAAGGGATTGGGCCAGGACCAGCAGCAGAGCCAGCGCTTGGGGTTGTCCTGCGGTTCTCACATTaacgtaatttaatttttataaaaactacGCTGGGGGTTGGCGTAGCTGTTAGACTATTGCCATTGACAGTTGTAGTCTTGACTTTGATCTTAAGGACTAGAAGCTGTACGCATACGACTGCAAGTGACTGTAGCTGATAAGCAGCTTCATCAATTAGGAAATTGTTTTGTGAATCTGAAAAGAAATCTAAAAAGCGAGTTCCAGTCAATCGACATGTACTAAGTAATAATTAGCTACAGCGTACAaatcaatattattaataattaaattgcttgtcCTATTTTAGActtctattttttaaatatttttttttcaatatttcaagAAAATTGCTGCgcattaaatcaaagctaccacaacaacatttaaataagctttTAAGCTAATCTAGATGCGCAACTATTCAAgcataaatacattaaaaatatataaataatatgtaattaaacaacaattaaattgcaattatatagCCAAAGTCAGTGAAGCAAAGCAGACTCTATATAAGCGACCAGTTCGAAAGCCACGCTTCGTAAAAGTTGCTGCAGCCCTCAAGTGAAAGTAATACCGAAGAGTAAAGGAAAGGAAAGGActtt
Protein-coding regions in this window:
- the LOC108595291 gene encoding general odorant-binding protein 56d, which encodes MKFLIVLIACVAFVAAQELTDEQKAKARASAEACMAQEGVSAEQVKDLRAGKFDNVDNKAKCFAHCFLEKSEVIADGQIKPDIVTKKLAPIFGADVVKEAQAKCDALKGADKCDTAFQIYQCYYKNKAYVPMN